From the genome of Falco cherrug isolate bFalChe1 chromosome 15, bFalChe1.pri, whole genome shotgun sequence:
CCCCCTGATGCTGGGAGCGCGGGACAGCCGAGCCTTGGCCAGCAGGCAGCTACATGCTCACACCGTGAAGACTTCTGAGGTTGAACACTGATTCCCTTTGctcctggaaaagcagcaaaaggcaTTTACTACCAAAGACTTGAGCGTGAGCAGGAAGCTACAGGAATAAAAAGAATCTTGGGTGATTTTCATTAACAGTGAGTTCTCAAAGCCACTTAGATCCTCAGagtgttttttctcccctttggaCTCTGTGCACTTTAAGCACAAGTATGATTTCATGGAGCAACATTTTTGTTACCTCCTTTTCTctgatgctttttgctttttctcagtgcCACACAGCTCTGACATGCTTGACACGGCAGTGGGTGGGTGCCCAAGAGGGACCCACTCTCATCCCCACACAGTCACTTGCAGCCCAGAGATGCTCCAGGGATTTTTCTCCACCCTAAAAACTAATAGAACATTTGGACTAAatggaaaagttaaaatataacacaaacatttttctgaagtagggataacagggaaaaagaagcaagcagcTTCCTTCTCTCTAACACGCCACAAGAAAACTTTATTTATGTAGTTCTTTAGTAGGAGGTACAGGAGTATTACTGGGAACATCCTGAAACTCGCTGTCATTCTGTTTAGCGGTGCTGGCTGTTGTGCTTCTCGGTGGCTCTAACTTAGAACCAGTCATCAATTATTAGTATCTCAGCTCTGGGTTTCATGGAACCTCTTATGTAGATGGGACCTGCTATATTTTCATGCTTATTTAAGACAAAAATTCCTTTGGGAAATAAGGTGCCAAGTGAGCTTTGAATCAGCAAGGCAAAGCCTACAGAAATTACTTCCACGCCACTGCATTTGCACTCCTGCATTTGCACTACATCAGCTCCTTCTAAAAGAGTTTTGCATCAAGGTCATGCAGAAAGGGAGCGGTCCTTCCTCTGCCTGAGCCACCCTCTAGTACAACTAAACAGCTGAACAAAATGCTGTGGCTGTGATGCTGGGTGGAACTCAGCCTCATCGTTTGGTGTCCGTATTAACACCACTGTATTCAGTGACAAAGTATTTACATACATCAGACCCCCCTCAAGAAGGGAGTCCTGTGACCCTCCTGGAACTGCATGAGGCTGCTCAAAGTTGGTTAAATGATTTGCAGCTGTGAGTTCATTGTTCTGCTTGTGACGTTGCTTTAAAAGGAGAGAGataagaaacagcttttcacaCATGACAAcaatatattcttttcttttggtatAGTTGCTTAATTTTAACACTTTAACACTGAAGGGTTATTTTAATGTAGATGTAGGGTGCTCTGTATTTGGCATATTGCTTTTTTCAGTAGGTTGTGGAGCTGGAAATTGATGTGGCAACTTCAGTAACTGGGTTACCTGTCTGAAACTTTGCTATCATACTTCCAGCTTTGCTCTGAGACCAGGTCTTGCATGACCACACTGTGTGTGTTGTTACCAAGCAGTTCCTTTCAAACAAGCATGATTTCATTAACCAGTTTCAAAGAAGTGTGACAGAGGTGGAGCAGCCTCAGCAGTGTGCGTGTCCTGCCCTGTTTGCTTGGTGGCAGGTGAGGGGGAGAGCGAGGTCCCCAGCATGGGGAAGGGGACCCATGAGATGGCTGAAGATCCTGGCAGGAGCACTTGGGAGGAATGCGTGAGAAATCAGGATGTGCTTCTGTTCATGGAAGTGTTTGCTGGAGAATAAGAATTAAATTCCAGTTAGATGTGCCATGCTCCTGTCTGACTGAGGCACCCAGGCGAAGAGAAGTGCTGCTGAGACCAACTATTTACTGCATGGAGCTGCAATGAAATGCATGGGAGTGAAACAGCATTTATAGCCGGCACATGTCCATGGCTGACTCCTCATCTGCATAATCACAGCTCTGCCTTTTACAAAGGGCTTTTCATGCTGAAAGATGTCAAAATACATGCAGACCTGTTTTGGTCATGGTTTTGAGACTGTCGGAGGAGCAGTCTATGCCTACTTGTTAACCCCCTTGTAAGAGGGAATATCCCCCTTTCAAAAGTTGAAAGTTACGCAAAACTCACAGCAAAGAGAAGGTCCTAAACAAGATATTTTATTTGGCTGTTATCATCCCCCCAAAATTGTTGGTGAATCAAAGGCTGTTGTATTACAAACATATGGAAATTTTAATAGAGCTCATATTAAAACAAGAGCATCCAGTGGCAGGTAGCATATAATGACTGTGAAATTTGCCAGATGTTTATAGAAATCTAAGCTTTTGACAATCACcttgaggaaataatttttttttaagtcagctCAACAATGCCAGACTGCAGACTCTTACTGAAGAAAGCGCTGCTTGTGTAAGGATTAGCACAGGATGTGCAGTTAGGAAACAAATTCGGGTTTCCATCTGGGAGCAAATTGTCCCTTAGAGAAACCTTGCCAGACGCAGGAGATCTCTGCACGCCCGCTGCTGTCACACAGGCAGGTCCTGCATTTGACCTTGCTGCACGCTGGGCATCCCTCTGTACAAAGGCTGAAGGAAGCCAGACCCAGCTTGCTGTCCTGCTAAACAGATGAGTAGCAAGAACAGGCtctgttaattttgtttcagagtaATGAGTTTAGCAGTTCTCTGGGAGTGCATTGGGATGTACATGCAAACTGCATTATTTAGGTTTCCTGATGTAAAAAGAACATCTGAATGAGAAGCTGTTTCATTGTTTCATTGAATTACTCACCTTAACAATGTTGTatttgggtttgtggtttgtttgtttttcttaacaaaagACATCTTGTTTATAGAAACTCTCCAGACACTTAAATTATGGAAATGCCATTTGCAGTGGTATGAATTCCAAGTTTTCCAGACAGTAACAAGCCCAGGGTAGTAGTACTATCAAGTTAATGCAGATATTTACTTGTAACATAGAATGAAAGACTCGGATGCCTGCCTCCACTGTGCCAGCTCCATTCGCATCTCTGCTTACTCCTCTTTATTactgtaaacaaaataaagattcACAAGGTAAAGCACACGtgttaaacacattttttgtaGGTGAATCAGAGGCTTGGGTGCTTGTTCTCTGAAGAGATTTCTCTAATTCAGTTTCCTCCCCTAAGCGCATCCTTCTGCAGAGCGATTCCTGCAAACACATGGCTGAGGCGGCCGATCGCTGTTTGTAAGAGGGGAGCGTTTACTTGAGGCATTGGCTTTGGAAATGCAGGTGTGTTTTGCAGCATCTGAAGGCACATGAGCTCTCTGTTCCTTGCCTGGTGTGCTTCtgtcctctctccttcccccaacTACCttagaaagaaacaagattCCTGTTTCTCTTACTCTTTCCTCAGCTTcacagtttttttcagatgcaaatactttttctggTCACAATATCTTTGTACCTATAAAAGCATCTTGATACCCAGATTTGAATAGTCTTTCACTCAGGTTTGCAACTGTAGCAAACTACCGGTGGAAATGCCAAACTGTAGAAGTGTAGCGAGTATTATTTTGCATAGGAAGGAtgaaacttattttcctttcactgtctTTTGAGGCTAAAACCTTTGCAATTACAAAGGCTGAGCCAGCGCTGAATGGACACAAAGAAATAGATTATTCTTttcaaggaagagaaagatgtGACTCTGGTGAATTTTCACAGCCATTGGTTTGAAGCTGGCCACATGCTCCTGCTTGATATTTCTCCCTGCTGATCAAAATCCAGCTCTGAaatgctggggctgctcccaccGTGACCCATcagacagcagctgcctgcacccgCTGTGCAGGCACCGCACGCCGAAGCACCCACGTGCCGAGGAATCTCGGCTATTTCCTTACGTACCCGGAGCCGCTTCTGGGAACAGGACAAACCTGCTGAAAGCCTTCCATCACccctcagagcagcaggaatGCAAGTATCAGTATTTGAGGCAATTGCTGTGGCACTTTATCAGATGCTCGGTTTTACTGAGCAGGAGAGTGCGTAGGGGTTTACAGACAGAACTCTTATCTAGTGCCATCTTTTCCTGTCTCCCAccttttggttttaaaactgcagatCCATCCCGCAGACGCTGAGCTGCGGTGCAGGTTCCActcaggcagagcagggtgccCGGTCCAGCAGCTGCCAAGCAGCTGGCGCTGCTGCCTGGTGGCTTTGCTCCGGGACCGCAGGCAAGACGGGCTGACCCACCGGGGTGGGCAGCTGCTCCGACAATGAACCCACGGAGGACACAGGTCTTGAGGActggtaaaaaataaaatattactgaaacTGAATTTAGACTTGAAAGAAATGTTGATTAACAATGTTAAAACATAGCAATATACGGTTTTCTTAGGAAATAGAATGATACGACACATCCTTGAGGGAAAGCCTAGTGATGATAAGGAAACCCTCCGTGTATTGGCAGAAGGGGCACCTTCTGGCCAGCAACCCTCAACACACCCCAGCAAGGCGATTCAGACTTCACCATCTCTGAGTTCTTGCATACAGTTTTTATTCTTAACCACAAAGTTTTTCATGGAATAGGTAGAGCGCCATATCTGAGTAGCATATTTGTGTGGATGTGCGAGCCCTGACATAAGCTTGCGACCCGCCCACCCTCACAGACAGAGTGAGACCCCCGGTTTGCTTGCCCACAGTGAGGCAGCGCTCCCAGTGCTAGAGAAACTGGTGGCAGCCCAGTTCCCAGCCCTGGCCTGCCAGCTGACCGCCCCTGATttggaaggggagggagggaggctggtCTCCCATGTCCATCAGCCCCTGAGTGCCTCCTCCGGATGGACCCAACAGGCCGTTGTCACCCAgcccggggggctgccctgAAGTCAGCCAGCCCAATTCGCTGGCACCAGTGGACATGACTATCACACTGTTAAGACTGGTGTCTCCACTGGTACAAGCTCCATAAAATGATGTTGACTGTTAGCATTTGACTTCCAGTTTAGTATCTTGTATGTAGATAACAGAAATAcatcaaaaaagaaagtagaaatgGTACAAagtacaaaactgaaaaattcttcTGGAACCATCTCTGTGTAGTGGGTGGCTGGTGGTGTTTGGCATTAGTCCTTAGCAAACTGACAGGCAGTACGTTTTAAGAAAAGGCTGGTTCCCCAGCTAGCTAGTGCTTGAGAATAAGCTCACTAGGGCAATTTCTTTCTTGCCCACAGATCGCAGTATAAGTGGTGGTTTACAGTGACTACTAGTAATCcttacagaacaaaacaagccaCTGAAAGAAGAACTCCTGTAAAAATGGAGTGAGGTTTTGCTGTCTTGCTTGTAAGCTGTCCTGCTGTTGTGATTTTTGAGCCatttcccctccagcagcagcctggacatccgctgtgctgcacagcacgTGCCTGGGTGCAGGGAGAGGGCGCGCAGAGCTGCAGTGCTCCTGTGGCCACAGGGCAAGTGGTTGAGGTATCACGGGTATAAATTTGAGAATGGCTATAAACGTTAATTCATTTCAAAcaggtgaaaaataaataagaaagaatcAATACAGTGTTTGTCTATGCATAAACAGCCATCATCAGCCTTTAAAACAATACACATCAGCTGGCCTGTGTGTACAATCGGCATAGGTTCCCCTTACTTGCTTAGGCTATGAAAGGCTCTGTGTGCTGTTAAAGaattctctttatttttgctgACTGTTCTGATGAAAAATTCACTTCGCACCCCTCCTTCTGGAGCCCATGTGTGGGCAGTTCATCCCTGGAGATTTTTGAAAACCTGACTGGATGAGATCCTGAACAACTCAACTGAACATTAAGGGTAGCTTGCTTTGGGCAGAGGGTTGGGCTAGATGGTCTTCAGTAGTCCCTTCCAACTCCATTTTTCCCATGGTTCTGCAATTAGAACACAATGCTGCTTGGCCATCAGATGAAGGGCTTAGCTTTCTGCCACAATTGGCTGAACGCTGGATATGTCTGCCTTTGCAGAGTTCCTCTGGGAGGGTGCCCTTGCCTTCTGGCAGGTGCTGCCTCTTTTATAATGGCAGTTCTCAACCCAGGCATGCCTGAAGGGTGGGGAGATGGACCGCAGAGGATGGCTCTGGGCTGCACTCCTGCGCCggcacacacagagcaaggaCTTCAGCTCAGACCTGAAGCTCTCATTCAGCCAGCAGTAAATGAAGGGGTTGTAGCAAGTGCTGCTCATGGCAAACCAGTGAAAAGCAAAGTACAGAGCATTGCTGCTGTGGATGGCCCTACAGGAGATCAACACCACGTAGCAGTTCAGGGGGAACCAGCATACTGCAaacacaaccaccaccaccatcagcATCTTCagtgtcattttctttttccgTTGATGGGCATAGTATTGCTCCATGGTGAGGTCCCCAATGGCATTTCTCAGCCAGAGCTTCTTGGCGACCATGGTATATGTGATGGAGATCACAAGTAAGGGCAGGATGTACAACAGAACAAAAGTAGTCAAGTCCAAATACTTCCAGAAAAGatcagcaggaggagggaagctggggaggCAGACCATTCGtattgttctgtttctgaaaatcaaagacagaaagaactGTCAGTTACACTACCAGATGCACACAACATCTGGAGGACAAACACTGCAGATGTTCCTACAAATTTCAGTAAAGGCACAGATAGCAGAACTCACTCAGTAATGTGGGCAAGTGTCACTTTCAATGGAAAATTTTGCTTTAGGTTTGACCTTTGGCCCCAGTGAAGAtcctcaggaaaagaaagtaatgaTCCATATAGACATCCATGTCCTCTAATGACAAAGAACACCTCTCTTCTGTGCCTGCCTCAGATTACAGGGCTGAAGCTCTGAGCCAAAATCAACTAGAAAACAAGCCTGAAAGCGATTCCATTGATTTTCATTGTCCTTTTGTGAGAAACACACTGCCTGCTCACAGGGAAGGAGGGCTCCCCTGCTTTCCcgtgctttcttttttaataacacagGTGGAAAGATGTGTGCCTTAGaatctgtggggttttggttaAGCTGCGTATgtcatagtaaaaaaaaaaagcaccatgtAAACATCTTACCCAATATAAAATCTTGTCAAAGTCTGATAAATGGCATGAGGCAGTGAGAAGCAGACGGCCATAACCCAGATGATAACGATGCAAATCCCTCCTTTCACCATGGACATGCGTGGCTTGAGAGGGTGCATGATAACCTGCAGAGAACAACCAGTCCTGAGGATTTACAATGTCTTAAATGACAAAACCAAGCTGCAAGctttaggaaaagaagaatgtaTCTGTGCTTTATCCATGTCCAGGAGCAGGCGTTTCACACTGATCACTGAGTAAGCATCAAATTGTGTGTGCGCTTTCCAGGACAGCGTGGGATGCTCACCATGGACACCAAGTGTGGCACAAGCTGAAGGCCAAGAGGCATTCTGGCTTGCACTATAGAGAGTGCAAAAAGTCTCCTAATTACTACAAACAAGGTCTCCAATAGAGATGGCAGCCACAGGGCTCACAATGTTCGGCATTTGGTGGAGTTGCAAGACAGAGTGATGCTCGAGAACCAGAGCTGGATGTAATCCTCGGCCAGCGCAGTGCTAACCAACTTGAAGGCTGGTCTGATACTCACAGTTTACCCTGTGCAGTACTGGCTATGACATGGTGTACTCCTTGTTTGCTGCTGCGCAGGGCTACTTTATCCGACAATGTCTTGGACACTCTCTGAGCCTCACATTGTGGTTTGAAGCAGCTCTGTGGCCCTCCGGTatgaaaaggcagaaaggagagaCTCATCTTACAGCACTTAAGAGTCTACGGGCTGGAAAATGCAAAGAGTTGTGCGAGTATGAAGCAGTATTGCTGGCCTCATGCCCTGAGCAGTGTCACCCATCAGCTTGAGTTCAGAGATCATCATGATGGTTAGATATCTGTTGAGTGACAGGAACTATGGGTGATTATATTAGGCAAtgaaacaataattaaaaatagaccTATCATGTCATCCAAGTGATCTCTTGGCTGATGAAGTCTTTGGTATTTTATGCATGTCTTTTCTAGTCTCATTATAACTATCTACTTAATCAAGCTTCTACAACTCCCCTGGAGCATCTGTCTGCTCTGGTACCTTTCAGGACTAGCAATATTTTTAGAGGCAAGTGttgatttctcttttctcagTGGCATCTCCTTACTTCTGCTCTTATCTCTTTGGGCCATACAAGCTCATTCCAGTTCTGAGGAACCTTCTTCACCGAATTTAAAGGCAGATATTGTGTTTGCCCTTAATTAAACAAACACTTCTTGATACCTAGCCATGCTTTGCAATCAACGCAGAATCTACTGATTAAAACGAATCATTatcaaaatgctttgctttcaggAGCTACAGTGTTGCACACAGCATGGGCAGGCTACCAAACCTCTTGTGGTAAACCAGACAGAAACAGATGATCTGTCCTCTGACTGTCACTGTAAGTTTCTGACACCAGATTGAGCACATCCCAGTCCAGCAGAGTGGAATCTGTCATTGTTCTGAACTCTAGCCATGTCATCTATCATGtgaaactgcttttctgtaacAACTGTTTCAGTGACTCCAGCACTGCCAGAAAAATAGTCTGCCTGAGAGCGCACCTTGCAGGATCGGCTCCCCCAGTGCACAGCATTTACCCGCTTAAGCAAAAATTACGAACTGCATTACACTTTAAGGAAATCCTTCGGCTGGCTCTCATTGCTTGACCTGTAAGGCTTTCCTGGTTGGTATGTGCCAAAAAGTAtcagggcagggggatggggaggagaatttcTCACCTGAACTGAATGTGCTAACACAGTTCTCACTGCTTCCAGTCTTAGGCATCACAAAGAGATGGAACAAGCCTAAAAACTGTACAACTCTTTGTAAATACATGCTGTGGGAATGCATTGGCTTGTTGGTGTTTGAACATCAGAATATATTCCTGCCATGCTTTCAGGGCTGTGCTCCATGGAGTGCCTGAGGTCGGCATGGGCCCCGGGAGACCTTATAGCTCAGCGCCCCGTGcaaagcagggtcagccagagcaggctgcccaggtcTGCTTCTGCTTGGGTTTGGGGATTCTCCAAGGATGCAGACtgcacaacctccctgggcagcctgatcCTGTGTCTGATCACCCTCGCTGTATAAAACCACAGTTTTTTTGTATACCACCATGAAAGCTAGAGTTCCTTGATTCCCAAAACAGTGCAGGTTGCCAGGTACTGGGatagaaaggtgaaaaaaaatatgtatttactgCCTTGTTTTCTAGCCAACACAGGGGTGATGTTATCACTTACCTGATGCCGATCCAGGGCTATGGCAGCAAGGGTCAGCACAGACACATGAACTGAGCAGTACTGAACAAAGCGGCTGATGTGACACATCAGCTTCCCAAAAACCCAGGTACTGCTTACAAACCGCACCTGAAGAACAGACAAAATTGGATTAGAAAGTCTGTGATATCTGAAGAGTAGCAAATAGGCTTCCCAGGAATATGGTaaggaagaaatgctttaatATAGTTTCCATATGCTTTGCAGATGCATTATATTCAGTTTTTCTGGAGAAACAGTGACTATGCATGAGGCTGTGAAACAGGTGAGATTTACTGTACTGTGCAAACAAACCCGCTCAAGTAGtgcttgtgtatgtgtgtttaaCATGCACATGTACATGTAATGTGGCCCTATtggaaaatgtaaagaaatcaAGAAAGCCCCTTGATaaggctctgcagggaaaaCCAGCAGCTTGCCTCCTTAAAAACAGTTGCACGTTTGAATTTGTGGACGCTGGAAGTTGCATGGGTTCAAAACTTAGTGAGGGAAattcatagaagaaaaaatcaTTGAGGGCACTGAAGTAGCGAGGTAACACCTTAGGGGTGAGGACGGCCTGTCTGtggagcatccctgcctgcccctgcctgtaCAATTCCTGGGGTCTGCAGGGACCGTCTCCATGCGGGCGTGAATCCAGGAgctgttgggggtgggggtgggtgttggAGCCCCGGCATTCCGTATGAGTGCCCAGGGAGGTGTTACTTATTGTGGCTTTTCTGCAGAGGACATTCTTCCAAGTAATCGTTGTCTCACTCGCTTGTTATTCCTGACTATGCAATATTTATTCCAAATTAATGTAAATCATTATGGAAGCAGATTAAGCTAACTTGAAATAAAGCACATCTATTACGAAAGATCTGTCCACACAGAAAACTAGCGAAGACTAGCTAATCTGTTTTCAATCCATCTATATTAATTTCCCTATAGAGACAACTCTAGTAGTAACGACTCTGTCACTGGATGTGTAGCACTGTGCTGTTTCTTTGAAGCTGATGTAGAGCTGTTTCCTAAGAGAGATTACAGTTTATTTAATCACTTGTGCCTAATGTGTGACTATTGTTGTGCAAACACACCAGAGGGCACTCTCTTTTCCCTGAACAGATGCCGGTATGCAAACGCCgtcagaggagagcagaggaatCACACCAGAGCAGCAGAATCAATTTAAGAAAAGGTGAATTCGAACTGACAGTTCAGCAACTGATTTTAGAAGGCAGAAGAACACTACAGACAGCTCTGGGCAAGGACTGAAGCAGGAGTATTTAGGATCTTTTGGACCAGAGGTCTGTCAGCTTCTGCTATACGGAGTCCTACTTAGACATTGTGTATAGATTATGACAGTGGGGCAATAAATTAATCTGTTCCTCTCACctcattcttttaaattttttttatgtctcaTATTATTTAGTAACTGAATATAAAAGTGCAATCAGCCCCAAGAAGCACAGTTTGTAGCACCCGAGGAAGAGGTATGCCAGGCTGACAGGGCTCAGCACAGACCTAGAGGTTTCACCCTCACAAGGACCAACCTCATTTGCAtcatttctgcaggaaattGGCAGTTAATTGGACTTCCTACTGTCAAACTTGTCCCTGCTTCCTTCCTCATCAAAAGGGCTTCAACATCCGTGCCTTGCCACCTTTctggaagagggaggaaagccACAGTGGAGCGgtgcctgccagcagcatcGCCAGGGGCACAAGCCCACCAGTTCTGCTTGCCGAGCCCTGCCTGCGTGCGAGGGCTGtcggggacggggacggggacgggggggggggggcgcacgTCTCTGGCTTCTCCAGGAGgcaaaaggagagaggaggggagcCAGAAAGAAACTCTGCATGTTAGCCTGTTACTGGCCCATTCAATACATGGGTACACAGCTGACAGGCACACACAAACAccagcaaaacacagagaagctgAGTGCTCACCAGCGTGAAGGGGGTGTTCAGAATGGTGATCATCACATCGGCAACAGCCAGGTTCACAATGAAGAGGCTGGTGGCAGAGTGCATCCTCTTGTTCTTGATCACCACGTGGCACACCAGGACGTTGCCGAAGAGCGAGATGCAGATGATCACAGAGTAGGCTACTATCAGCAGCGCCTTCACCGTCCGGCTCTGGGACTCGCCCTCGTACTTGGTCCCGCTGCCAAAGTCTCCCAGGTCCTCCAGGTCCAAATCACTGTGGAAGAAGGATTGGTTAGAGAAGCTGTACAGTGCAGAGAAGAAGTTGGTCGTGTTGTGATTCTCTGCTCTCCAGAAGGGCTTGGAGATGTACTGCAAAGGGAACCACGTGTGCCTGCTCATGGCTTAGGAAGCAGAGCTCCAGAGCTGCCCACGTCCCCAGGCAGGCTGCACGTTCCTATCTGCCCTTCTTCCTGGCAGCTCAAGTGCTAAAGTCAGTAGCTGCAGGAGGAAACACACacacttgcattttaaaatctgccCCGTGGTTGGAAACTACATAAAAGAGTTGATAAATGGATCCTTCTTGCTGTGCTGATTACATGTGAGCTTTGCTTCGGGGACTCTCCAGCTGCTGTCCTTTTTCAGTCTCATGCGCCCTACATACAGAAGCTGATTCGGATGCTGAAATATCAGAGATCCCAAAACGCTTTCTCTCTGCACCTAGGGAGAAATCCTAGTGAGTATTTCCTTTTGGGCACTGttctgcttctctcctgcaACTTCTTCTTGGAAATCTGCTTTATTGGTTTCCCACATAGTCCTTCATCTGTCACATTTCTGTTTCCCAAGAGTTTTCACAGCTTGTCAGAATCAAAAAAGCAAGGGCTGCTGTTCCCTTTACTTTCCATCCTCAAAGTATCTCTGAGCTATGCTCCGGAGCAGCTTTGCTCAGAGGCTGAGTGGTCCCTGCTTTCCCTGTGATATATACAGCTGCCAGATGACAACCACGCACGGAATAGCCAATAGCATATCTCTCCCTAGCTTATCCCAACGTACTGCAACCCCACGCAGACGATGGGAGAGTCTGACGTGCAGATCTAGCTGAGCAGCAAAACAGAGGAGGAGTGGATGTGCCCTGATCTTCCCtggctcctctctcctcctctcgCCTTCTGGGTACCCggcacagcagctgcctagGGTGAAGCATCTTTACTGATTTGCAGCATTTGTATTTCTCTGCGTTCCAGAGTTGTAGCAGACAGAGAATGTCTGAGGATTTCTGCCTCCAGAGACCTCCCAGCTTTGTGCTCGCCACTGGCCCCTTCTCGCTGTCCCATGGTGTGGAGGTCAGtgtaaaaactgaaacacaaccTGAAGATGAGGACAGAAATGTCAGGGTTCTGCTgggtgcccagggaggctgctgcCTCAGCCCAGCCCTCTGTGCGCTGagccaggagcaggggcagagcagcagcgtGGGTGGAagccccttcccttctccttccctccctttgcAGACACTGCCACTTGCAGAGCAGCTTCGGGCTCCAAGCTCAGAAGCAAAGAACTGCTCTGGGCTACCCTCCTGCAGTGCTCCcgcagcactggctgctgggcGGCTtgggggctgagcagggagggggcaggtTTGCAAATGGAACTGGAAGCAAAAGTCACCTTCTTGTTTTTGACAAACTCGGCATCCCAACATTCACTTGGAGACACAGAATGTCatcttttgctgtgttttcatcGTGCGTGTCTTCAGAGATGTCACCAGGCTTCTCTGCCCTTCCTCAGCACCCCAGACCCCTTTTTGCTCGAGGCCCACAGCTGGCCCATACCTGGACTCTGCCCAGGGGCTGAGCCAGGCATGCCGCTGGGTCAGGGCACGAACCAGCAAGCGGgctgtttcatctttttcttcgTAATCTCTGTTGCGTAAGGATGCCAATTAGCTCAGGCTTTTATCCAGAGGGCAGAAAATCGCGTCCCTTAGAGCCGTAAAGGCAGAGGGCTGTGGCACGCatcacagcagaagcagggctCTTGCTGCTGAAGGAGGAATGACAACCTTTCCTGCCATGTCTTCTGGAGATGCAGGCTgtcagaaactgctgctgatGGCTTGGCAGTGAATGCCACCATGCACATATAGGCatagacatacacacacaccctgtCTGACACAAATGTGCTCATTTGCCAGTGTTCCCTTCCATTTGTCATGCATTAGAAGGACAACTTGGCAGAGCAGCATTTAGATGCACATGCATAAACACAATCCTTTCCATTGCCCCGTGTGCCAAAGGCATGATATTCCCATACTTCAGTATTCTTTGCAGAACTGTTTTATTCTGTCAAAGGTTCAAACACTTAAGCAATCACATGCTGTTTTGCTGCAGTTATTATCCACTCATGAACATTCTGAGCTGCTTCTAGCAGACTTCACTGTTCACCATGCATCATAATGCCTGTGCTGGCTCTTCTAAGTcaaacaga
Proteins encoded in this window:
- the LOC102057137 gene encoding G-protein coupled receptor 83-like, producing MSRHTWFPLQYISKPFWRAENHNTTNFFSALYSFSNQSFFHSDLDLEDLGDFGSGTKYEGESQSRTVKALLIVAYSVIICISLFGNVLVCHVVIKNKRMHSATSLFIVNLAVADVMITILNTPFTLVRFVSSTWVFGKLMCHISRFVQYCSVHVSVLTLAAIALDRHQVIMHPLKPRMSMVKGGICIVIIWVMAVCFSLPHAIYQTLTRFYIGNRTIRMVCLPSFPPPADLFWKYLDLTTFVLLYILPLLVISITYTMVAKKLWLRNAIGDLTMEQYYAHQRKKKMTLKMLMVVVVVFAVCWFPLNCYVVLISCRAIHSSNALYFAFHWFAMSSTCYNPFIYCWLNESFRSELKSLLCVCRRRSAAQSHPLRSISPPFRHAWVENCHYKRGSTCQKARAPSQRNSAKADISSVQPIVAES